One genomic window of Mogibacterium diversum includes the following:
- a CDS encoding helicase-related protein — protein sequence MRTNDFYNIIELVKRDVLDSEREYLKLLKVIGNNQRYDFLSQLSIYDKNPNATACASFDMWRERFNRTVMRGQKGIPILNDSNAFQKVGYIFDISQTVSMDRNVNEVELWSFDREKHENSLKDMIELQGYDSSENLSENLYSLSRIYADESIYELANNLRIADEDRNSFINFMRNSISFAISNRFNLDYPIPMDNLQENFKYLDRISLMSVGNCISNACSNIIEATMVRTRNLSVNYDLTKSIGADYNKLNENNKELGGVENAIRSNDERDDNDRNRIFRDGKYGRDNFDNQREDFEQSGGREEIHGRISESNLRSDEIGLSNREQRGETLSNANRPLQREEPSETLDGSSKENHRFYEEGKAEYDGSLENRERNESRIQGNGFSLERDDNQGNSGSLENSIEKTNEGAENASFFYSKEDPYNLMTDEMLERVPKLYDQEHTDLADTQVHAAYIIPFRSNWTWYMTEYDRETGDAFGLVLGIEPEWGYFNIRELEELNAQRLILEDFPKTFRELKDRELKKQMDEHELQMVFNGELSFENEVIPKEVTSEITDEFEEELSPNFAEEVASIMEEYEVPRDVAISRLATSKLEEALQGTNIGIDDFNFEQLEQIMSAIKEYDFYGNEITEIADPKLPVWKMEHLKWLIDDWNKGLDGVTSEKIKYLKELDIELAKFNVLKGYLMNDEVSISQIEEFKDNIDFVTMSEFVDSLKDYAYNNQNEKVAVKVGNEFILASKKDSLDISLEDTGRKVEVDGVEYSLNRGVDFKESTKIDTLIDSGKYEAYKIADYVVEATQVEAKQETLFDYLNPEEDKEKSLDLSIGKTVYMDHEAYKIDDEVSFNEILKKNDLRLAPLRNGNHMMPIVSFADDKELLEKIRFDRPKLLVGDEVHYKDKDYTITRFDEMGGGLKTVTIKDNVEYLGGMITGSEVIPYRLESDLERFFGLEEKKQEKVSNFRIKEDIFPDKLTPSERLNNNLGAISMLNRVEKGERDLDITAQETLSKYVGWGGLADVFDESKDGQWKEARAFLKENLSSSEYEAAKESTLTAFYTPKIVIDGVYSTLSEMGFKSGNILEPSMGVGNFIGNLPYEMNKSKFYGVELDSVSGRIAKLLYPESDVQVKGFEETSFSNNFFDVAIGNVPFGEFKVNDREYNRDNFLIHDYFFAKSIDKVRNGGVIAFVTSSGTMDKKDESIRKYINARAEFLGAIRLPNDTFKGVAGTEVTSDIIFLKKRDSVLERDDNWVHLAEDENGLVYNKYFVDHPEQVLGNMREVSGRFGKTLTCEPIAFLPHEINMSSLKDRIEAAGERISKDSKYEEIELLDDEVTSIPATDDVKNFSYTLIDDEVYYRENSLFIKREVSDKNKEKIKSYLELNDALKDVIYKQKEDFSEAEIKESQDKLNAVYDNFSKKHGFVNNLSNTRALREDSNFPLVSSIEILDEEENFKAKGDIFSKRTITKAKVIDHVDSSLEALVLSISQKGYVDFDYMTNLTNKDRNTLIEELRGEIFLNIREENVSFNQKLSFDLEDGDLPFACSDETNSFKYTYVTKDEYLSGNIREKIGIVDSYINRLRQAERMLTEESENERETLVNELSRLEYQKAELQRVIPKELEASEINVRLGATWIPPKDIERFIFETLKTPGYVRWDIKVKFSHLTSEWNVEGKSKDRGNDLAEMTYGTSRVSAYKLIEDALNLKETKVFDQILNPDGSKTSVLNKKETMLAGQKQELIKEEFKNWIFNDQERRNRLVKAYNEKFNSIRNREYDGSNLSFDGMSTDISLRPHQKNAIARILYGGNSLLAHVVGAGKTFEMVASSMEAKKLGMCTKSLFVVPNHLTGQIGREFMQLYPSANIMVADKKDFEPKNRKRFIGKIATGEYDAVIVGHSQFEKIPMSKEYQQKHIQDQIDEIINYVEEYKHDRNQNFTVKELQKTRKKLETRLEKLNDDFKKDDVITFEELGVDKLIVDEAHNYKNLYLYTKMRNVAGIGQSEAFKSSDMFMKCRYMDEMTGGKGIVFATGTPVSNSMTELYTMQRYLQYDTLKKNGLEHFDSWASTFGETQSAFELSPEGTGYRVKTRFSKFYNLPELMSMFKEVADIQTADMLNLPVPEAHFKVIKTEPSEEQKEILKSLSERADKVRNKSVEPEEDNMLKITNDGKKLALDQRLINPLLPDDENSKVNVCVKNVFSIWDKTKEEKSTQLLFSDMSTPKGDGSFNIYDDIRDKLVDLGIPKEEIAFIHEANTDKQKDELFAKVRKGEIRILMGSTQKMGAGTNVQNKLIAMHDLDVPWRPADLEQRSGRIVRQGNENKEVNIYRYITENTFDAYLWQTIENKQKFISQIMTSKTPVRVAEDVDESSLNYAEIKALATGDPKIKEKMDLDNEVTKLKMLEANYKSNRYRLEDKVAKTYPEEIARTEKLIEAVKKDIENVEPQGSGENKFTSITINGEIIRDKKIAGEKLLEAIKSVKINESKVIGEYRNVDLEVSYNFFTNEHNFTLKGATNHSGELGTSADGNITRLDNAIDKMPEKLNRLEEKLVGTKEQLENAKEELKKPFEKADELKTKVLRLAELNKLLDMGEVEEKENLNPLLEDVKRAIVDFCKREYEDDSYTYENFSNLFPDLAHIGIAYTTTPDEKHEIQYEISLEDFTATQYINGEPVTKIDYLKDLGSEEKALEFLKQEMEYGDFGEFVSIDDNDLKKALGLERDDDGNIYDTLAKDLDNDGVPDRYDNDFRDSDYFETTYDVEDNFNARAESKEKVSEKPSILGQIKSYQSQEKQAETRENKSKEHDER from the coding sequence ATGAGGACGAATGATTTTTACAACATAATTGAGCTTGTAAAAAGAGATGTTTTAGATAGTGAAAGAGAATATTTAAAACTCTTAAAGGTCATTGGAAATAATCAAAGATATGACTTTTTAAGTCAACTTAGTATCTATGATAAAAATCCCAATGCAACTGCTTGTGCAAGCTTTGATATGTGGAGAGAAAGATTTAATCGAACTGTTATGAGAGGGCAAAAAGGGATACCTATTCTAAATGACAGTAATGCTTTCCAAAAGGTAGGATATATCTTCGATATTAGTCAGACGGTATCGATGGATAGAAATGTTAATGAAGTGGAACTATGGTCTTTTGATAGAGAAAAGCATGAAAATTCATTAAAAGATATGATTGAGCTGCAAGGGTATGATTCAAGTGAAAACCTATCAGAGAATCTATATTCTCTTAGCAGAATATACGCAGATGAAAGCATATATGAGCTTGCAAATAATCTGAGGATTGCTGATGAAGATAGAAACTCATTTATAAATTTTATGAGAAATTCTATTAGCTTTGCAATTTCAAATAGATTTAATCTGGATTATCCTATTCCAATGGATAACTTACAAGAAAATTTTAAGTACCTAGATAGAATTTCTTTAATGAGCGTTGGTAACTGTATTTCCAATGCTTGTAGCAATATTATTGAAGCTACGATGGTTAGAACAAGAAATTTATCTGTCAATTACGACCTGACAAAGAGTATAGGTGCCGATTATAATAAGCTTAACGAAAATAATAAAGAATTAGGAGGTGTGGAGAATGCTATTCGATCAAATGACGAAAGAGATGATAATGACAGAAACCGAATTTTCAGGGATGGAAAATACGGACGAGATAATTTCGATAATCAAAGAGAAGACTTTGAACAATCTGGAGGAAGAGAAGAAATTCATGGAAGAATTTCCGAATCCAATTTACGCAGTGATGAGATTGGACTTTCTAACAGAGAGCAGCGAGGAGAAACACTATCAAATGCTAATAGACCTTTACAAAGAGAAGAGCCTAGTGAAACACTTGATGGAAGTTCAAAAGAGAACCATCGATTTTATGAGGAAGGAAAAGCCGAATATGATGGAAGCTTGGAAAATAGAGAGCGAAACGAATCCAGAATACAAGGCAATGGTTTCAGCCTTGAAAGAGATGACAATCAAGGAAATAGTGGAAGCTTAGAAAATAGCATTGAAAAAACAAACGAGGGAGCAGAAAATGCTTCCTTTTTCTATTCTAAAGAAGATCCATACAATTTAATGACTGATGAAATGCTTGAGCGTGTTCCAAAACTTTATGACCAAGAACACACTGATCTGGCAGATACTCAGGTTCATGCAGCATATATCATTCCATTTAGAAGCAATTGGACATGGTATATGACGGAATATGATAGGGAAACAGGAGATGCATTTGGTCTTGTTTTAGGAATTGAACCAGAGTGGGGATATTTTAACATTCGTGAGCTTGAAGAACTAAATGCTCAAAGACTTATTTTAGAAGATTTCCCAAAGACTTTTAGAGAGCTTAAAGACAGAGAATTAAAAAAGCAGATGGATGAACATGAACTTCAAATGGTCTTTAATGGAGAACTTAGTTTTGAAAATGAGGTAATTCCTAAAGAAGTTACCAGTGAAATAACAGATGAATTTGAAGAAGAATTAAGTCCTAATTTTGCTGAAGAAGTTGCCTCTATTATGGAAGAATACGAAGTCCCAAGAGATGTTGCAATTAGCAGACTTGCCACTAGTAAATTAGAAGAAGCTCTTCAAGGAACAAACATTGGGATTGATGATTTCAATTTTGAACAATTAGAACAGATTATGAGTGCTATAAAAGAGTATGACTTTTATGGAAATGAAATTACTGAGATTGCAGATCCTAAACTTCCTGTATGGAAGATGGAACATTTGAAATGGCTTATTGATGATTGGAACAAAGGTCTGGATGGTGTTACATCAGAAAAGATAAAATATCTGAAAGAGTTAGACATTGAACTTGCTAAGTTTAATGTGCTTAAAGGTTATCTAATGAATGATGAAGTAAGCATAAGTCAAATCGAAGAATTTAAGGATAACATTGACTTTGTTACGATGAGTGAGTTTGTTGATAGCCTTAAAGATTACGCATATAACAATCAGAATGAGAAAGTAGCAGTTAAAGTCGGCAATGAATTTATACTTGCAAGTAAAAAAGATAGCTTAGATATTAGCCTTGAAGATACTGGAAGAAAAGTAGAAGTTGATGGAGTAGAATATTCACTTAATCGAGGAGTAGATTTTAAGGAAAGTACAAAGATTGATACTTTGATTGATAGTGGAAAATATGAAGCATATAAGATTGCTGATTATGTTGTGGAAGCTACTCAAGTTGAAGCAAAACAAGAGACACTTTTTGATTACCTTAATCCAGAAGAAGATAAAGAAAAATCATTAGATTTATCTATTGGAAAAACTGTCTACATGGATCATGAGGCATATAAGATTGATGATGAAGTGAGCTTTAATGAGATTCTAAAAAAGAATGATTTAAGACTTGCTCCTCTAAGAAATGGTAATCATATGATGCCTATAGTAAGTTTTGCAGATGATAAAGAGCTATTAGAAAAGATTAGATTTGATAGACCTAAGCTACTTGTTGGAGACGAAGTTCACTATAAAGATAAAGACTACACTATAACTCGCTTTGACGAGATGGGTGGTGGTCTTAAGACTGTTACAATAAAAGATAATGTTGAGTATCTTGGAGGAATGATTACGGGTTCAGAAGTTATTCCGTATAGATTAGAAAGTGATTTAGAAAGATTTTTTGGACTTGAGGAAAAGAAACAAGAGAAAGTATCAAACTTTAGAATTAAAGAAGATATTTTCCCTGATAAACTTACTCCAAGCGAAAGGTTAAATAATAATCTTGGAGCCATTTCAATGCTTAACAGAGTAGAAAAAGGTGAAAGGGATTTAGATATTACAGCACAGGAAACTTTATCTAAATATGTTGGTTGGGGTGGACTTGCTGATGTCTTTGATGAAAGTAAAGACGGTCAATGGAAAGAAGCAAGAGCTTTCCTAAAAGAAAATTTATCATCATCAGAATATGAGGCTGCTAAGGAATCTACCTTAACAGCTTTTTATACGCCTAAAATTGTAATTGATGGAGTATATAGTACGCTTTCAGAAATGGGATTTAAGAGTGGAAATATCTTAGAACCATCGATGGGCGTAGGTAATTTTATCGGTAATCTTCCATATGAAATGAATAAATCAAAGTTTTATGGGGTTGAGCTTGATTCTGTTAGTGGTAGAATTGCAAAACTTCTTTATCCTGAAAGTGATGTGCAAGTTAAAGGCTTTGAAGAGACCAGTTTTTCAAACAACTTCTTTGATGTGGCAATCGGTAATGTTCCGTTTGGTGAATTTAAGGTTAATGATAGGGAATACAATCGTGATAACTTTCTAATTCATGACTATTTCTTTGCTAAATCTATTGATAAGGTGAGAAATGGTGGTGTTATAGCATTCGTCACATCATCTGGAACTATGGATAAGAAAGACGAAAGTATCCGTAAATATATAAATGCAAGAGCAGAATTTTTAGGTGCAATAAGACTTCCTAACGATACCTTTAAGGGTGTTGCCGGTACAGAAGTAACTTCAGATATTATATTCCTAAAGAAAAGAGATAGTGTACTTGAGCGTGATGATAACTGGGTTCATTTAGCGGAAGATGAAAATGGTCTTGTATATAATAAATATTTTGTAGACCATCCAGAACAAGTTCTTGGAAACATGAGAGAAGTAAGTGGAAGATTTGGAAAAACTCTTACTTGTGAGCCAATAGCATTTTTACCTCATGAAATAAATATGTCTTCTTTAAAAGATCGTATTGAAGCTGCAGGTGAAAGAATATCAAAAGATTCGAAGTATGAAGAGATAGAGCTACTAGATGATGAAGTAACCTCAATACCCGCAACCGATGATGTAAAAAACTTCTCTTACACCTTGATTGATGATGAGGTATATTACAGAGAAAATTCACTTTTCATTAAGAGAGAAGTATCAGACAAAAACAAGGAAAAGATTAAAAGTTATCTTGAATTAAATGACGCACTAAAGGATGTGATATACAAGCAAAAAGAAGATTTTAGTGAAGCTGAAATTAAAGAGTCTCAGGATAAATTAAACGCTGTTTATGATAACTTTTCTAAGAAACATGGTTTTGTTAATAATTTAAGTAACACCAGAGCTTTAAGAGAGGATAGTAACTTCCCACTGGTATCTTCTATCGAGATACTTGATGAAGAAGAAAACTTCAAGGCAAAAGGCGATATTTTTTCTAAACGAACTATCACAAAAGCGAAAGTTATTGACCATGTGGATTCTTCACTTGAAGCATTGGTACTATCTATTTCACAAAAAGGTTATGTAGATTTTGATTACATGACAAATCTAACGAATAAGGATAGAAACACTCTTATAGAAGAACTTAGAGGAGAAATCTTTCTAAATATTAGGGAGGAGAATGTTAGTTTTAATCAGAAGCTTTCTTTTGACTTGGAAGATGGTGATTTACCATTTGCTTGTAGTGATGAAACTAACTCCTTTAAGTATACCTATGTAACGAAAGATGAATACTTAAGTGGAAATATTAGAGAAAAAATAGGTATTGTAGATAGCTATATCAATAGGTTGCGACAAGCAGAACGAATGCTTACAGAAGAAAGTGAAAACGAAAGGGAAACACTTGTAAACGAACTAAGCAGACTGGAATATCAAAAAGCAGAACTTCAAAGAGTAATACCAAAAGAACTCGAAGCCAGTGAAATCAATGTAAGGCTTGGTGCAACATGGATTCCACCTAAGGATATTGAAAGATTCATATTTGAAACATTAAAGACTCCAGGATATGTAAGATGGGATATTAAAGTTAAATTTTCACATTTAACCAGTGAATGGAATGTTGAAGGTAAGAGCAAAGATAGAGGAAATGACCTTGCTGAAATGACCTATGGAACAAGTAGAGTGAGTGCCTACAAGCTGATTGAAGATGCTCTAAACCTAAAAGAAACAAAGGTGTTTGACCAAATTCTCAATCCAGATGGTTCAAAGACTTCAGTACTAAATAAAAAAGAAACTATGCTTGCGGGGCAGAAACAAGAACTTATAAAAGAAGAATTTAAGAATTGGATATTTAATGATCAGGAAAGAAGAAATAGACTTGTAAAAGCCTATAATGAAAAATTCAATTCTATCCGTAATCGAGAATATGACGGATCAAATTTAAGCTTTGATGGAATGAGTACAGATATTTCGCTTCGTCCACATCAAAAGAACGCAATTGCTAGAATACTTTATGGTGGTAATAGCTTACTTGCTCATGTAGTAGGGGCCGGCAAGACTTTTGAAATGGTGGCAAGCTCAATGGAAGCTAAGAAACTTGGAATGTGTACTAAGTCATTGTTTGTTGTGCCAAATCATCTTACAGGGCAAATTGGTCGTGAGTTTATGCAACTATACCCATCAGCTAATATTATGGTGGCCGATAAAAAAGACTTTGAACCAAAGAATCGAAAGAGATTTATTGGAAAGATTGCAACAGGCGAATATGATGCAGTTATTGTTGGGCATAGTCAATTTGAAAAGATTCCAATGTCTAAGGAATATCAACAAAAGCACATTCAAGACCAGATTGATGAGATTATAAATTATGTAGAAGAGTACAAGCATGATAGAAATCAAAATTTTACAGTAAAAGAGCTTCAAAAAACCAGAAAGAAATTAGAAACAAGGCTTGAAAAGTTAAATGATGATTTCAAAAAGGATGATGTTATTACTTTCGAAGAGCTTGGCGTAGATAAGCTGATTGTTGATGAAGCTCATAACTACAAGAACCTATATCTTTATACAAAAATGAGAAATGTTGCAGGTATTGGGCAATCAGAGGCTTTTAAGTCATCAGATATGTTTATGAAATGCCGATACATGGATGAAATGACTGGTGGCAAAGGAATTGTATTTGCGACAGGCACTCCAGTATCAAACTCAATGACAGAGCTTTATACTATGCAAAGATATTTACAGTATGACACTCTGAAAAAGAATGGACTAGAGCATTTTGATTCGTGGGCTTCAACTTTTGGAGAAACACAATCTGCTTTTGAATTATCTCCAGAGGGAACAGGCTACAGAGTGAAGACTCGTTTTTCTAAGTTTTATAACCTACCTGAGCTTATGAGTATGTTTAAGGAAGTAGCCGATATTCAAACTGCAGATATGCTTAATCTTCCTGTTCCTGAAGCTCATTTTAAGGTCATTAAGACTGAGCCAAGTGAAGAGCAAAAAGAAATACTAAAGAGCTTGTCTGAAAGGGCTGATAAGGTGCGTAATAAGTCCGTAGAGCCTGAAGAAGATAATATGCTTAAGATTACTAATGATGGTAAGAAACTTGCCTTAGATCAGCGTTTAATCAATCCATTACTACCAGATGATGAAAATTCAAAAGTTAATGTATGTGTTAAAAATGTATTTTCTATTTGGGATAAGACAAAAGAAGAAAAATCAACACAACTTCTATTTTCAGATATGTCTACACCAAAAGGTGATGGTAGTTTTAATATCTATGATGATATTAGAGATAAACTTGTAGATTTAGGAATACCAAAGGAAGAAATTGCTTTTATCCATGAAGCCAATACTGATAAACAAAAAGATGAACTCTTTGCAAAGGTAAGAAAAGGAGAAATTCGTATTTTAATGGGTTCTACTCAGAAAATGGGTGCTGGTACAAATGTGCAAAATAAACTAATTGCAATGCACGATTTAGATGTACCATGGAGACCTGCTGACCTTGAGCAGAGAAGTGGTAGAATTGTTCGCCAAGGCAATGAAAATAAAGAGGTTAATATTTATCGTTACATCACTGAGAATACCTTTGATGCGTATCTTTGGCAGACGATAGAGAATAAGCAGAAATTTATTTCACAGATTATGACTTCAAAGACTCCTGTTCGTGTTGCAGAAGATGTGGATGAAAGTAGTCTTAACTATGCTGAGATTAAGGCACTTGCTACTGGTGATCCAAAGATAAAAGAAAAGATGGATTTGGATAATGAAGTCACGAAACTTAAAATGCTTGAAGCAAACTATAAGTCCAATCGATATAGATTAGAGGATAAGGTTGCAAAGACATATCCTGAAGAAATAGCAAGGACTGAAAAGTTAATTGAAGCAGTGAAAAAAGATATAGAAAATGTTGAACCACAAGGAAGTGGTGAAAATAAATTCACTTCTATCACGATTAATGGCGAGATAATTCGAGATAAAAAGATAGCTGGAGAAAAGCTCTTAGAAGCTATTAAAAGCGTAAAAATTAATGAAAGTAAGGTTATAGGAGAGTACCGAAATGTGGACTTAGAGGTAAGTTATAACTTCTTCACCAATGAGCATAATTTCACTTTAAAAGGTGCTACAAACCATTCAGGAGAGCTTGGTACAAGTGCAGATGGTAATATCACAAGACTTGATAATGCTATTGATAAAATGCCAGAAAAGTTAAATCGTCTTGAAGAAAAACTTGTTGGCACAAAGGAACAACTGGAAAATGCCAAAGAGGAATTGAAAAAGCCTTTTGAAAAAGCAGATGAGCTAAAGACAAAAGTATTAAGACTTGCAGAATTAAACAAGCTACTTGATATGGGAGAAGTAGAAGAAAAAGAAAATCTTAATCCATTACTTGAAGATGTAAAGAGGGCTATTGTAGATTTTTGTAAAAGGGAATATGAAGATGATAGTTATACCTATGAAAATTTTAGTAATCTATTTCCTGACCTTGCTCATATTGGAATTGCATATACTACTACACCAGATGAAAAGCATGAAATTCAATATGAAATTAGCTTAGAAGATTTTACAGCTACTCAATATATCAATGGAGAACCAGTTACAAAGATTGATTATCTCAAAGACCTTGGAAGTGAAGAAAAGGCGTTGGAATTTCTAAAACAAGAAATGGAATATGGAGACTTTGGAGAGTTTGTATCTATTGATGATAATGACCTTAAAAAAGCATTAGGTCTTGAAAGAGATGACGATGGTAATATCTATGATACGCTTGCAAAAGATTTGGACAATGATGGTGTGCCAGATAGATACGATAATGACTTTAGAGATAGTGACTATTTTGAAACTACTTATGATGTAGAGGATAATTTTAATGCAAGGGCAGAAAGCAAAGAAAAGGTATCTGAAAAACCATCTATTTTAGGGCAAATTAAGTCATATCAGTCACAAGAAAAACAAGCAGAAACACGAGAAAATAAATCAAAAGAACACGATGAACGTTAA
- a CDS encoding DNA cytosine methyltransferase: protein MEVMKIDELNVLELFGGIGAIKKALIRQKIPHKTIDYVELDKNCVKSYNALYDEEFEPKSIVDFHPTDKKIDLLMHGSPCQDFSRSGLKQGGTKGSGTRSSLLFETIRIIEEMNIKPKVVLWENVKGVLDRNLRASFFHYLKEMERLGYESKYEILNAMDFGIPQKRERIFVVSILENNPFDFVKLEKTQARDISEFLEKDTSNIYEVRQESMLRYIRGEPKNNNFRGRLKVIDKFAYTISTKQVRIPNSGIIDLGNGKYRYLTERECFRLMGFDDEDFNKLKAIYPGRKGKLSSILYKQAGNSIVVNVLEAILKNIYHIK from the coding sequence TTGGAGGTGATGAAAATAGATGAGCTAAATGTATTAGAACTGTTTGGTGGTATAGGTGCTATTAAAAAAGCTTTAATAAGGCAAAAAATACCTCACAAGACGATTGATTATGTAGAGCTAGATAAGAACTGTGTTAAAAGCTATAATGCACTTTATGATGAAGAATTTGAGCCTAAAAGTATAGTAGATTTTCATCCAACAGATAAAAAAATAGATTTATTAATGCACGGTAGTCCCTGTCAAGATTTCAGCAGAAGTGGCTTAAAGCAAGGTGGTACAAAGGGCAGTGGTACAAGAAGTAGTCTTCTTTTTGAAACAATACGAATAATAGAAGAAATGAATATTAAGCCAAAGGTTGTGCTTTGGGAAAATGTAAAGGGAGTTCTCGATAGAAATTTGAGAGCTTCCTTTTTTCATTACTTAAAAGAAATGGAGAGACTTGGATATGAGAGCAAATATGAAATTCTAAATGCTATGGATTTTGGAATACCACAGAAAAGAGAGCGTATCTTTGTTGTGAGTATTTTGGAAAATAATCCTTTTGATTTTGTCAAACTAGAAAAAACACAAGCAAGGGATATATCTGAATTTCTTGAGAAAGACACTTCAAATATTTATGAAGTAAGGCAAGAGTCAATGCTTCGATATATAAGAGGAGAGCCTAAAAATAATAATTTTAGAGGAAGACTTAAAGTGATAGATAAGTTTGCCTACACAATTTCTACCAAGCAAGTGCGTATTCCTAATTCAGGAATTATTGATTTAGGTAATGGCAAATATAGATATTTAACTGAGCGAGAGTGTTTTAGACTTATGGGTTTTGATGATGAAGACTTTAATAAGCTAAAAGCAATTTATCCAGGAAGAAAAGGTAAATTATCGTCAATACTGTATAAACAAGCTGGAAATAGCATTGTCGTGAACGTGTTAGAAGCAATATTAAAAAATATCTATCATATAAAATAA
- a CDS encoding DNA topoisomerase 3, protein MELVIAEKPSVAISIAKVIGATKKKDGYYEGNGYRVSWCVGHLIQMANPDSYDEKYAKWNMEDLPIIPSEYKYEVSKSTKKQFSILKKLLNAKEVENVVNACDAGREGESIFRLVYNQANCKKKMKRLWISSMEDGAIKDGFNNLKDGSYYDDLFESAKARAIADWLVGMNISRLYSCLYKQNYSVGRVQTPTLAMIVNRDDEINNFKKEKYYTVELSLDGFSLSTDRIDDRTTTEQLINLVGNSIEIIDVVQKEKITKPELPFDLTTLQRECNKYFGYSAKQTLDYAQSLYEKKLITYPRTDSRCLTEDMITSVINNILGKNDFDTERIKIVFNSKKVTDHHAIIPTISSLKEDISTLPESEAKVYRLITNKLHASVGYPLVENTTKIVAEFDGFEFTSSGKVIIDEGFTKYLKEYKTKKTEDILLPDIKVGDVFEIKNKEIKEKYTTTPKHFTEDTLLKAMEVAGNDALEKGIEVERKGLGTPATRAGIIENLIFKGFIERDKKNLIATNKGISLVAIVSDTFKSAETTAEWEMKLSDIANGKADKDDFLKGIENEIRETVGIYRK, encoded by the coding sequence ATGGAATTAGTTATTGCAGAAAAACCGAGTGTAGCTATATCAATTGCAAAGGTAATAGGAGCTACAAAAAAGAAAGATGGATACTACGAGGGAAATGGATATAGGGTATCCTGGTGCGTGGGTCATCTGATTCAGATGGCAAATCCTGATAGCTACGATGAAAAGTATGCTAAGTGGAATATGGAAGATTTACCGATTATTCCAAGTGAATATAAGTATGAGGTTTCAAAATCTACAAAGAAACAGTTTAGTATTTTAAAAAAATTATTGAATGCTAAAGAAGTAGAGAATGTAGTAAATGCTTGTGATGCAGGTCGTGAGGGAGAAAGCATATTTAGACTTGTTTACAATCAAGCAAATTGTAAAAAGAAGATGAAACGACTTTGGATTTCATCAATGGAAGATGGTGCAATTAAAGATGGTTTCAATAACTTAAAAGATGGAAGTTACTATGATGATTTATTTGAATCTGCTAAGGCAAGAGCGATTGCTGACTGGCTAGTCGGAATGAATATTAGTAGGCTTTATTCTTGCTTGTATAAGCAAAATTATAGTGTGGGAAGAGTACAAACACCTACACTTGCAATGATTGTAAATAGAGATGATGAAATTAATAATTTCAAGAAAGAAAAATACTATACAGTAGAGCTTTCTTTAGATGGATTTTCACTTTCTACAGATAGAATTGATGACAGGACTACAACAGAGCAGCTAATCAATTTAGTAGGTAATTCTATAGAAATTATTGATGTCGTTCAAAAAGAAAAGATAACAAAGCCTGAGTTACCATTTGACCTCACAACACTTCAAAGGGAATGTAACAAGTATTTTGGATATAGTGCGAAACAGACACTTGATTATGCTCAAAGTCTTTATGAGAAGAAACTTATCACATACCCAAGAACTGACAGCAGATGTCTGACTGAAGATATGATTACAAGCGTAATTAACAATATATTAGGCAAGAATGACTTTGATACTGAAAGAATTAAGATAGTGTTTAACTCCAAAAAAGTTACGGATCATCATGCGATTATACCGACAATCAGCTCATTAAAAGAAGATATTTCAACTCTTCCAGAAAGTGAAGCAAAGGTATATAGACTTATAACAAATAAACTTCACGCAAGTGTTGGATACCCTTTAGTAGAAAATACTACAAAAATTGTTGCTGAGTTTGATGGCTTTGAATTTACAAGTAGTGGCAAAGTGATAATTGATGAGGGATTCACTAAGTATCTAAAAGAATATAAAACGAAGAAAACGGAAGATATACTACTCCCAGATATAAAGGTTGGAGATGTATTTGAAATAAAAAATAAAGAAATAAAAGAGAAATATACAACAACACCTAAACATTTTACGGAAGATACACTTTTAAAGGCTATGGAAGTAGCAGGTAATGACGCGTTAGAAAAAGGCATTGAGGTAGAAAGAAAAGGACTTGGTACACCGGCAACTCGTGCAGGTATTATTGAAAACTTGATTTTCAAAGGTTTTATCGAAAGAGATAAAAAGAATTTAATTGCAACCAATAAAGGAATTAGTTTGGTGGCTATTGTTTCAGATACTTTTAAATCAGCAGAAACTACTGCCGAATGGGAAATGAAACTATCTGACATTGCTAATGGCAAGGCGGATAAGGATGACTTTTTAAAAGGTATAGAGAATGAAATAAGAGAAACAGTAGGAATATATCGTAAATAG